Proteins from a single region of Bombus vancouverensis nearcticus chromosome 5, iyBomVanc1_principal, whole genome shotgun sequence:
- the LOC143302673 gene encoding small ribosomal subunit protein uS3m-like: MSLIPYLRPILINQNNVAKRYLHVSTVLHKVQAGRYRPKPKVLQPLTYEMAYPPHEIASKKSWNSWNTSNVKDGCQPM, translated from the exons atgagtttaataccATATCTACGACCT aTATTAATTAATCAAAATAATGTTGCGAAAAGATATTTACATGTCAGCACAGTACTTCATAAAGTACAAGCTGGACGTTATAGACCAAAACCAAAGGTACTGCAACCATTGACATATGAAATGGCATATCCACCACATGAAATTGCTTCTAAAAAGTCATGGAACTCATGGAATACAT caAATGTAAAGGATGGATGCCAGCCcatgtaa